In the genome of Nocardia sp. NBC_00416, one region contains:
- a CDS encoding DUF1254 domain-containing protein codes for MDTREELAYVAGVQALTWGYPLICYAATNEASVSAGAAYVNEFRLFDQLKTAADRYVVTPNNVTLDGYANLDLTEEPVVLHVPVLTDSRWYIVQIGDMFDEVIADIGGTKGPQPGGYALCGPDFHGDLPAGIIPIRLRTRTAVAALRVFVDGDADTAAAGAAQRGFRLLPLSAFRARGLGYRGPDGGMAPKLAATTDETLRLFDQLGQAMQWYLPTSGDRDEPLIASFRHIGLTVAAGFEPATLDEAIVRGLKRAAPAAEAIIDACWERVGETVNGWRYYFAGGRAGHDFTLRSALVKYVLGAQLAEEVLYPPCSVDAAGRPLHGSNDYTLRFPAGQAPPVSVFWNLALYGDDMLFVANSRHRYSIGSTTDGLHTDPDGALTLYIQHDRPADPDAAANWLPAPADAFNLTMRMYGPDATVLDGTYRLPAVTRAH; via the coding sequence ATGGACACACGGGAAGAGCTCGCATACGTCGCGGGTGTACAGGCGCTGACCTGGGGTTACCCGCTGATCTGCTACGCGGCCACCAACGAAGCGAGCGTCAGCGCGGGCGCTGCCTACGTCAACGAGTTCCGCCTGTTCGATCAGCTCAAGACCGCCGCCGATCGCTACGTGGTGACCCCGAACAATGTCACCCTCGACGGCTACGCCAACCTCGACCTGACCGAGGAACCGGTAGTGCTGCATGTGCCGGTCCTGACCGATTCGCGCTGGTACATCGTGCAGATCGGCGATATGTTCGATGAGGTCATCGCCGATATCGGGGGCACGAAAGGCCCGCAACCGGGCGGCTACGCCCTGTGCGGTCCCGACTTTCACGGCGACCTGCCCGCCGGGATCATCCCGATCCGGTTACGAACCCGCACCGCTGTCGCCGCGTTGCGCGTCTTCGTCGACGGCGACGCCGACACCGCGGCTGCCGGTGCGGCGCAGCGCGGGTTCAGGTTGCTCCCGCTCTCGGCCTTCCGGGCCCGAGGCCTCGGATACCGCGGCCCCGACGGTGGCATGGCGCCGAAGCTGGCCGCCACCACCGACGAGACGCTGCGCCTGTTCGATCAGCTCGGGCAGGCCATGCAGTGGTACCTGCCGACATCGGGCGACCGAGACGAGCCGCTGATCGCCTCGTTCCGTCACATCGGGCTGACTGTGGCCGCCGGATTCGAACCCGCCACCCTCGACGAGGCGATCGTCCGCGGGCTCAAACGCGCGGCGCCGGCGGCCGAGGCGATCATCGACGCCTGCTGGGAACGCGTCGGGGAAACGGTCAACGGGTGGCGCTACTACTTCGCGGGTGGGCGCGCGGGGCACGACTTCACGCTGCGGTCGGCACTGGTGAAATACGTACTCGGTGCCCAACTTGCCGAGGAAGTCCTCTACCCGCCCTGCTCGGTCGACGCGGCCGGCCGGCCCTTGCACGGCAGCAACGACTACACCCTGCGCTTTCCGGCCGGGCAGGCGCCGCCGGTGTCGGTGTTCTGGAATCTCGCCCTCTACGGCGACGATATGCTCTTCGTCGCCAACAGCCGGCACCGCTACAGCATCGGCAGCACCACCGACGGCCTGCACACCGACCCCGACGGCGCCCTCACTCTGTACATCCAGCACGACCGGCCCGCCGATCCGGACGCGGCGGCGAACTGGCTGCCGGCGCCGGCCGACGCGTTCAATCTCACGATGCGCATGTACGGGCCCGATGCCACAGTTCTGGACGGGACCTACCGGCTACCGGCGGTCACCCGAGCGCATTGA
- a CDS encoding class I SAM-dependent methyltransferase, giving the protein MTSIAASERLTLSALLEGQTAAHLVVAADDLGWWQQLMRREEKIVPTTGLQRALARALHRFGWLAPDGDGYRLTEDGHEIAFNRGFVRVTTRGWEPTFRQIGSAAATADIVPAQTDPDAVARGCTDIALRHPETLQAIAARVAQDTEPGSTVDLGCADGGRLQIIGEFGHTEQLIGVDIEAGVIDTARERLAGLGFADRVRLRAGSVQPGDELPAWLDEGIRSDVTTAMSFNLMHQLASDGGGIDAVLGAWLDWFPNVRRFVIGDVVRSAGVQWHEQPWFAPTFEIYHELTGVRVWRDDEYADAFASLGFRVAEHLDKDHEAMMVWIAER; this is encoded by the coding sequence ATGACCAGCATCGCAGCGTCCGAGCGCCTCACCCTCTCCGCCCTGTTGGAGGGCCAGACCGCGGCGCACCTCGTGGTCGCGGCCGACGATCTCGGCTGGTGGCAACAGTTGATGCGACGCGAGGAGAAGATCGTCCCCACGACCGGGCTGCAGCGCGCGCTCGCCCGCGCTCTGCACCGCTTCGGCTGGCTCGCACCGGACGGCGACGGGTACCGGCTCACCGAGGACGGGCACGAGATCGCGTTCAACCGCGGCTTCGTCCGGGTCACCACCCGTGGGTGGGAGCCCACTTTCCGGCAGATCGGCAGTGCCGCGGCCACCGCCGACATCGTGCCGGCGCAGACCGACCCGGACGCGGTGGCCCGCGGTTGTACCGATATCGCGCTGCGCCACCCCGAGACGCTGCAGGCGATCGCCGCGCGGGTCGCGCAGGACACCGAACCCGGCAGCACCGTCGACCTCGGCTGCGCCGACGGCGGCCGGTTGCAGATCATCGGCGAGTTCGGGCACACCGAACAGTTGATCGGCGTGGACATCGAGGCCGGGGTCATCGACACCGCCAGGGAACGCCTCGCCGGGCTCGGTTTCGCCGACCGCGTCCGGCTGCGCGCCGGGTCCGTCCAACCGGGTGACGAGCTGCCCGCGTGGCTCGATGAGGGCATCCGGTCGGACGTGACCACGGCGATGTCGTTCAATCTGATGCACCAGCTGGCCAGCGACGGTGGCGGTATCGACGCGGTGCTGGGCGCGTGGCTCGACTGGTTTCCGAATGTGCGCCGGTTCGTGATCGGGGACGTAGTGCGCTCGGCGGGGGTGCAGTGGCACGAGCAGCCCTGGTTCGCACCCACGTTCGAGATCTACCACGAGCTGACCGGTGTCCGGGTGTGGCGTGACGACGAGTACGCCGACGCCTTCGCCTCGCTCGGTTTCCGCGTGGCCGAGCACTTGGACAAGGACCACGAGGCCATGATGGTCTGGATCGCGGAGCGGTAG
- a CDS encoding alpha-hydroxy acid oxidase, giving the protein MTTSAISSMYPQDVDFAALEEIREAALQSLPREVMDFLEGGAGRETTLRANRVAFERRVIRPRTMSGVSTPSTDTTFLGIPLSVPVLTAPFGGDALFHPQGHLAVGRANEICGTASIVPEAGTYSYEQVAETAPQAARIAQLHPFEHFERGVERVRAAGYSALCVTVDCPTAGYRVRNRINRFDPDLSYFAGNTLGEGTPDVAEMFGQLVTHGAPTWNWDRLAEVTQRCGMPWIAKGVLTADAACQAIDAGAAAVVVSNHGGRQIDPAPASLDVLGEVAAAVAGRVPIALDSGVRTGSDLFCALALGADVVVIGRLAAYGLAAGGEAGVRRTIELLAEELRTLMILAGVQSIAGFDATLVGER; this is encoded by the coding sequence ATGACGACATCCGCGATCAGCTCGATGTACCCGCAGGACGTGGATTTCGCCGCCCTGGAGGAAATCCGCGAGGCGGCACTGCAATCGCTCCCACGGGAGGTCATGGACTTCCTCGAGGGCGGCGCAGGGCGGGAGACGACGTTGCGGGCGAACCGCGTCGCATTCGAGCGGCGTGTGATCCGGCCGCGGACGATGAGCGGGGTCAGCACCCCGAGCACCGATACGACGTTCCTCGGGATCCCGCTGTCGGTTCCGGTACTGACCGCTCCGTTCGGCGGCGACGCGCTGTTCCATCCGCAGGGGCATCTGGCGGTCGGCCGGGCCAACGAGATATGCGGGACCGCCTCGATCGTGCCGGAGGCGGGTACCTACTCCTACGAACAGGTGGCCGAGACGGCGCCGCAGGCGGCGCGGATCGCCCAGCTGCATCCGTTCGAGCATTTCGAACGGGGTGTCGAGCGGGTCCGCGCGGCCGGATACAGCGCTCTGTGCGTCACGGTGGATTGCCCGACCGCCGGCTATCGCGTTCGTAACCGGATCAACCGATTCGACCCGGACCTTTCCTATTTCGCCGGGAACACGCTCGGCGAGGGCACCCCGGACGTCGCCGAGATGTTCGGCCAGTTGGTCACACACGGGGCCCCGACCTGGAACTGGGACCGGCTGGCCGAGGTCACGCAGCGTTGTGGCATGCCATGGATCGCGAAAGGCGTACTGACCGCCGACGCCGCGTGCCAGGCGATAGACGCGGGCGCCGCGGCGGTCGTGGTGTCCAACCACGGTGGGCGGCAGATCGACCCGGCCCCGGCGAGTCTGGACGTGCTCGGCGAGGTCGCCGCCGCGGTCGCGGGCCGGGTGCCGATCGCATTGGACAGCGGAGTACGTACCGGTAGCGACCTCTTCTGCGCGCTCGCCCTCGGCGCGGACGTGGTGGTGATCGGCAGGCTGGCCGCGTACGGGCTGGCGGCCGGCGGTGAAGCGGGCGTACGCCGGACGATCGAGCTGCTCGCCGAGGAATTGCGGACTCTCATGATCCTCGCCGGGGTACAGAGCATCGCCGGCTTCGACGCGACGCTGGTGGGAGAGCGATGA
- a CDS encoding amino acid permease, which yields MQTISPPGRWRRRATEDVVGASAGGDARLKRSLGRLDLTAMGIGTIVGAGIFVTTGVAAATKAGPAIMLSFLLAGVICTLVALCYSELAAMVPVSGSAYTYTYATLGETPAFLVGWNLLLEFVVAGSAIAIGWSGMFGATVESLFGLSLPTALTAAPADGGIVNLPAILIIAVIVAVLVGEVRLTARVTKALVVLTIGVLLVIVAVGIPHIQVGNWAPFAPFGTGGVIGGAAVAFFAFLGFDVVATSAEESRNPRRDLPFAIIGSVLVATVLYIAVSAVLTGVSPYRSLNNEAPVATVFEKLQMGWVGSLILVASVVALTKGLLMILYGQTRLVFAMCRDRLLPPGLATTGRRGTPVRLAVLLGVVGALIAGFVPIGVVAELVNVGALFAFALVSVGVLVLRQVDPHRERPFRTPLVPLVPLLAMIGCVVLAATLEPLTWARFVVWLVAGIAVYLCYGRRHSFLAESLPAPAPSVVQEVR from the coding sequence ATGCAAACGATCTCCCCACCCGGCCGCTGGCGTCGCCGCGCGACCGAGGACGTAGTCGGCGCAAGCGCCGGCGGCGATGCCCGATTGAAGCGAAGCCTGGGCCGGCTCGACCTGACCGCCATGGGCATCGGAACGATCGTCGGCGCCGGAATCTTCGTCACCACCGGGGTCGCCGCGGCCACCAAAGCGGGTCCGGCGATCATGCTGTCCTTCCTGCTGGCGGGTGTGATCTGCACGCTCGTGGCGCTGTGCTACAGCGAATTGGCCGCGATGGTGCCCGTCTCGGGAAGTGCCTACACCTACACCTATGCCACGCTCGGCGAGACGCCCGCGTTCCTGGTGGGCTGGAACCTCCTCCTCGAATTCGTCGTCGCCGGGTCGGCGATCGCCATCGGCTGGTCCGGGATGTTCGGCGCCACAGTGGAATCGCTGTTCGGTCTCTCGCTGCCCACCGCACTCACCGCCGCACCGGCCGACGGCGGGATCGTGAACCTGCCGGCGATCCTCATCATCGCGGTGATCGTGGCCGTGCTCGTCGGCGAGGTCCGGCTGACCGCCCGGGTCACCAAGGCGCTGGTGGTACTGACCATCGGGGTGCTGCTGGTGATCGTCGCGGTCGGTATCCCGCACATCCAGGTCGGCAACTGGGCGCCCTTCGCGCCGTTCGGCACCGGCGGCGTGATCGGTGGCGCGGCCGTCGCGTTCTTCGCCTTCCTGGGATTCGACGTTGTCGCCACGTCCGCGGAGGAGAGCCGTAATCCACGGCGCGACCTGCCCTTCGCGATCATCGGCTCGGTGCTCGTCGCGACCGTGCTGTACATCGCGGTGAGCGCCGTGCTGACCGGGGTCTCGCCCTATCGGTCACTGAACAACGAGGCGCCGGTCGCCACCGTTTTCGAGAAGCTGCAGATGGGCTGGGTCGGCAGCCTGATCCTGGTCGCCTCGGTGGTCGCGCTGACCAAGGGGCTGCTGATGATCCTCTACGGGCAGACACGGCTGGTGTTCGCGATGTGCCGCGACCGGTTGCTGCCCCCGGGGCTGGCCACGACGGGCCGGCGGGGTACACCGGTGCGCCTGGCGGTATTGCTCGGTGTGGTGGGTGCGCTGATCGCCGGGTTCGTGCCCATCGGCGTTGTCGCCGAACTGGTGAACGTCGGTGCGCTGTTCGCGTTCGCCCTCGTATCCGTGGGGGTGCTGGTGCTCCGCCAGGTGGATCCGCACCGCGAGCGTCCGTTCCGGACGCCGCTGGTTCCGCTGGTTCCGCTGCTGGCGATGATCGGCTGCGTGGTGCTGGCCGCGACGCTGGAGCCGTTGACCTGGGCAAGGTTCGTCGTCTGGCTGGTGGCCGGTATCGCCGTTTATTTGTGCTACGGGCGCCGTCACTCGTTTCTGGCCGAATCGCTGCCGGCCCCCGCACCGTCCGTCGTACAGGAGGTTCGATGA
- a CDS encoding chorismate mutase: MGTEPELNFAELRRNIDALDAEIMRLVQHRAEVSRQVGRARRASGGPRVVHQRELEIFARYRQCLGREGDELAALLLRLGRGHLGREPQ; the protein is encoded by the coding sequence ATGGGCACCGAGCCCGAGCTGAATTTCGCTGAGCTACGCAGGAATATCGACGCGCTGGATGCGGAGATCATGCGGCTGGTCCAGCACCGTGCCGAGGTGTCCCGGCAGGTCGGCCGGGCCCGCCGGGCGTCGGGCGGGCCGCGGGTGGTGCACCAGCGTGAGTTGGAGATCTTCGCGCGTTACCGACAGTGCCTGGGGAGGGAGGGTGACGAACTGGCCGCGCTCCTGCTGCGCCTCGGGCGAGGCCACCTGGGCCGGGAACCTCAGTAG
- a CDS encoding AAA family ATPase yields MHSFDSSGGPLSPSRVPGRQPECEQLDQLLQTVRGGQSRTLVLRGEPGVGKTRLLEYLADSARGFRIARVTGVQSEMELAFAGVHQLCAPMMGELAALPAPQRAAVSAAVGLGGEPAPDGFLVALGVLGLLAEAARKRPLLCLVDDAQWLDRASVQALSFTARRLVAESVALVFAVRAPESADADPAEPAGLPELLIEGLPDEDARALLRTTIQGPWDEHVLGRIVAETRGNPLALLELPKISSPVELAGGFGLPITRQIDTRIRTAYLRRIAELPADTQQLLLVAAAEPTGEPALLWSAAEYLGVHVAAAEPAVTAGLVTIGRRVGFAHPIVRSAVYWAAGPDDRRGAHRALAAATDPAADPDRRAWHAAHGASGPDESIAAELERSAARARIRGGVAAAAAFLARAAELTPDPGRRRERALIAARVTHEAGNPDTALKLVSLAEAGPIDDRLRAETELVRARIAFTTHRGMAAPLLLLEAARRLAAHDGARAREAYLEVIEASMFAGPRAYRRGQQDAARAARDTLAPAEPRAAGLLLDALSTRILEGHTAAVPDLRAALRAMREPDLPPNEALRWLWLTCVTAIGLWDHDALSELSIRNLDLVRVTGRASALPIALMLRCIVHVLDGELPEAESSATEILTVSEAVGAAAPLHAALFVAAWRGREAECLDLSRRVDEGAVDRGEGIGPVVAGWARAVLYNSLGRYDEAAEAARSANEEYVQLDVGIPTWALVEFIEAASHIEATDRAFDALVRLTEVTRPTGTDWAAGIEARSHALLSDGSEAEDLYLEAISRLGRTSLRGELARAHLLYGEWLRRARKVPQAREHLRTAYELFTSMGMHGFAHRTAGELTATGERIRVAAAPAGNDLTAQETQVVRLVRDGLTDREIGARLLLSPRTVEWQLRRIFAELGIRTRGQLRSPPE; encoded by the coding sequence GTGCACTCGTTCGACTCATCGGGCGGTCCGCTCTCGCCGTCGCGAGTTCCGGGCCGACAGCCCGAATGCGAACAGCTCGACCAGTTGCTCCAGACCGTTCGGGGTGGGCAGAGCCGGACACTGGTGCTCCGGGGGGAACCGGGAGTGGGCAAAACCCGGCTGCTCGAGTATCTGGCCGACAGCGCGCGAGGTTTCCGGATCGCCCGGGTCACCGGAGTGCAGTCGGAAATGGAGCTGGCGTTCGCCGGTGTGCACCAGCTGTGCGCGCCCATGATGGGCGAACTCGCCGCCCTGCCCGCGCCGCAGCGCGCCGCCGTGAGCGCGGCGGTCGGCCTGGGCGGCGAACCCGCGCCCGACGGGTTCCTCGTCGCACTCGGCGTCCTGGGCCTGTTGGCCGAGGCCGCCCGGAAGCGGCCGCTGCTGTGCCTCGTCGACGATGCGCAATGGCTCGACCGGGCGTCGGTGCAGGCGCTGTCCTTCACCGCCCGCCGCCTCGTCGCCGAATCGGTCGCCCTTGTTTTCGCGGTGCGGGCACCCGAGAGCGCCGATGCCGACCCCGCCGAGCCCGCCGGCCTGCCGGAACTGCTGATCGAGGGTTTGCCCGACGAGGACGCCCGCGCACTGCTGCGCACGACCATCCAGGGTCCGTGGGACGAGCACGTCCTCGGCCGGATCGTCGCGGAAACCCGGGGCAATCCGCTCGCCCTTCTCGAACTGCCGAAGATCTCGAGTCCGGTGGAGCTGGCAGGCGGCTTCGGCCTGCCGATCACGCGGCAGATCGACACGCGGATCCGGACCGCGTATCTGCGGCGCATAGCCGAACTCCCCGCCGATACCCAACAGTTACTGCTGGTCGCGGCGGCCGAACCGACCGGCGAACCCGCCTTGCTGTGGTCGGCGGCCGAATACCTCGGGGTGCACGTCGCGGCGGCCGAACCCGCCGTCACCGCCGGTCTGGTGACGATCGGCCGACGCGTCGGGTTCGCTCACCCGATCGTGCGGTCGGCCGTCTACTGGGCAGCCGGCCCCGACGACCGGCGCGGCGCGCACCGCGCGCTCGCCGCGGCCACCGATCCCGCCGCCGACCCCGACCGTCGTGCCTGGCACGCCGCGCACGGCGCGTCCGGTCCCGACGAGAGCATCGCGGCGGAACTCGAGCGATCGGCCGCGCGGGCCCGGATCCGCGGCGGTGTCGCGGCGGCCGCGGCCTTCCTGGCCCGCGCGGCCGAACTGACACCCGACCCGGGACGCCGCCGGGAGCGCGCGCTGATCGCCGCACGAGTGACACACGAGGCGGGAAATCCCGATACGGCTCTGAAATTGGTGTCGCTGGCCGAAGCCGGACCGATCGACGACCGGTTACGCGCCGAAACCGAGCTGGTACGCGCCCGGATCGCCTTCACCACCCATCGGGGTATGGCGGCGCCGCTGCTGCTGCTCGAGGCCGCGCGGCGGCTCGCCGCCCATGACGGCGCCCGCGCCCGCGAGGCGTATCTGGAGGTGATCGAGGCGTCGATGTTCGCCGGTCCCCGCGCGTATCGCCGGGGGCAGCAAGATGCCGCCCGGGCGGCGCGCGACACGCTCGCTCCGGCCGAGCCGCGGGCGGCCGGTCTCCTGCTCGACGCCTTGTCCACCCGGATCCTCGAAGGCCACACTGCCGCCGTGCCCGACCTGCGCGCGGCGCTGCGCGCGATGCGGGAACCCGACCTGCCGCCCAACGAAGCGTTGCGCTGGTTATGGCTGACCTGTGTCACGGCCATCGGTCTCTGGGATCACGATGCCTTGTCCGAACTGAGTATCCGCAATCTCGACCTGGTCCGGGTGACCGGTCGGGCCTCGGCACTTCCCATCGCCCTCATGCTGCGCTGTATCGTGCACGTCCTCGACGGTGAACTGCCCGAAGCCGAATCGTCGGCCACCGAGATCCTGACGGTCTCCGAAGCGGTCGGCGCCGCGGCGCCGCTGCACGCCGCGCTGTTCGTGGCCGCGTGGCGCGGCCGGGAAGCGGAATGCCTCGACCTGTCCCGCCGCGTGGACGAGGGCGCGGTAGACCGCGGCGAAGGCATCGGACCGGTCGTTGCAGGTTGGGCCCGGGCCGTGCTCTACAACAGTCTGGGCCGTTACGACGAGGCGGCCGAGGCGGCACGGTCGGCCAACGAGGAATACGTTCAGCTCGACGTCGGCATACCCACCTGGGCGCTCGTCGAATTCATCGAGGCCGCATCCCATATCGAGGCGACCGACCGGGCCTTCGACGCGCTGGTCCGGCTCACCGAGGTCACCCGGCCCACCGGCACCGACTGGGCCGCCGGTATCGAGGCCCGCTCTCATGCCCTGCTGAGCGACGGCTCGGAAGCCGAAGATCTCTACCTCGAAGCGATATCGCGTCTCGGCCGCACCAGTCTGCGCGGCGAACTGGCCCGCGCCCACCTCCTCTACGGCGAATGGTTGCGCCGTGCCCGGAAGGTCCCGCAAGCCCGTGAACATCTGCGCACCGCCTACGAACTGTTCACCAGCATGGGTATGCACGGTTTCGCCCACCGGACGGCCGGCGAACTGACCGCCACCGGCGAGCGCATCCGCGTCGCCGCCGCACCCGCCGGAAACGATCTCACCGCCCAGGAGACGCAGGTCGTCAGGCTGGTCCGGGACGGGCTCACCGATCGCGAGATCGGCGCCAGACTCCTGCTCAGTCCACGCACGGTCGAATGGCAGCTGCGCCGGATATTCGCCGAACTCGGCATCCGGACCCGCGGACAGCTCCGGTCGCCGCCGGAGTGA
- a CDS encoding RidA family protein — translation MNAPTFARFGTGHGIVATAGIAAIEPSTLTPLFEDFDAQASWVLEQLDIVLRDAGAGRGDLLRVECFLAERRWFGAWNTHYADHFGTTPPARTTLVCGLPVDGLLIEVQAIAAISPSHRRNSAP, via the coding sequence ATGAATGCCCCGACCTTCGCTCGATTCGGTACCGGCCACGGGATCGTGGCCACCGCGGGTATCGCGGCGATCGAACCCTCCACCCTGACACCACTGTTCGAGGACTTCGACGCGCAGGCATCGTGGGTCCTCGAACAGCTCGACATCGTGCTCCGCGACGCGGGTGCAGGACGCGGCGACCTGCTGCGCGTCGAATGCTTTCTCGCCGAACGCCGATGGTTCGGCGCCTGGAACACCCATTACGCCGACCATTTCGGAACGACCCCACCGGCCCGCACCACCCTTGTATGCGGACTCCCGGTGGACGGCCTGCTCATCGAGGTGCAAGCCATTGCTGCAATTTCTCCCTCCCACAGAAGGAACAGTGCACCATGA
- a CDS encoding ATP-grasp domain-containing protein codes for MPTLLSCADPLDPRRTDPHFAAETAAARELGATVGLIDHDRLLAGDIAAAVRKVPRAAGPAWYRGWMIPSAAYSALADALAARGTPLMIGAAAYRTAHELPGWYETFEAVTPASRWLSGPPGQVPDTATLARLATPLGGGAGIVKDFVKSAKHVWDTACYIPDLTDSAGLHRIVAAFVAEQDRYLAGGIVLRAFESFGAGARRAAEARVWWLDGVPLLVGAHPDTPDERPVPPLDRVAACVARLDARFVTTDLAVREDDVWRVVEVGDGQVSDLPAGTAPELIVGALLGTPDRRTVSPN; via the coding sequence ATGCCCACCCTGCTGTCGTGCGCCGATCCGCTCGATCCACGACGGACCGATCCGCACTTCGCCGCCGAGACCGCCGCTGCTCGCGAACTCGGGGCGACGGTGGGGCTGATCGACCACGACCGGCTGCTGGCCGGCGATATCGCGGCGGCGGTTCGGAAAGTCCCCCGCGCCGCCGGGCCGGCGTGGTACCGAGGCTGGATGATCCCCTCGGCCGCGTACTCGGCATTGGCCGACGCCCTCGCGGCCCGCGGAACACCACTGATGATCGGTGCCGCGGCCTATCGCACGGCGCACGAGTTACCCGGCTGGTACGAGACATTCGAGGCGGTGACTCCAGCGAGCCGGTGGCTGTCCGGTCCGCCGGGGCAGGTCCCGGACACCGCGACGCTGGCGCGCCTGGCCACCCCGCTCGGTGGCGGCGCGGGCATCGTCAAGGACTTCGTGAAATCCGCCAAGCACGTCTGGGATACCGCCTGCTACATCCCGGACCTCACCGATAGCGCCGGCCTGCACCGGATCGTGGCCGCTTTCGTCGCCGAGCAGGACCGCTACCTCGCGGGTGGAATCGTGCTGCGGGCATTCGAATCGTTCGGCGCCGGTGCGCGCCGGGCGGCGGAGGCGAGGGTGTGGTGGCTGGACGGGGTGCCGTTGCTGGTCGGCGCGCACCCGGACACACCGGACGAACGTCCGGTGCCGCCGTTGGACCGGGTCGCCGCGTGCGTCGCGCGACTCGACGCCCGTTTCGTCACAACGGATCTCGCGGTGCGCGAGGACGATGTCTGGCGGGTGGTGGAAGTCGGCGACGGCCAGGTATCCGACCTCCCCGCGGGGACCGCGCCCGAGCTGATCGTCGGCGCACTGCTCGGCACCCCCGATCGGCGGACGGTATCCCCGAACTGA
- a CDS encoding FAD-binding oxidoreductase — MIDLLDRLLPGKVSRRAADLEAHSRDETGRSRRRPAAVVYAAHTDDVRTTLNWAAEAGHPVIAFGAGTSAEGHIVPLGDEIVLDMSGLNGVLSVRPNDFLATVQPGLTRTALNKAVADTGLFFPVDPGADASIGGMAATNASGTTTVRYGGIRANVAALEVVLPNGDLVRLGRGVRKTSSGYDLKDLFIGSAGTLGVFTELTVTLHPVPQHVHAQRVFFPTVEQAVAAAYQIMAVALPVARLELVDASSMRAINQYLGTAHPERPALFVELHSSSAAAIDAEAKEIDTIAYDNGAIQVEAAHQQAERNEIWRARHALFFAIKALYPGCQYHITDTAVPISQVPEMVRITEESAASLGLEIVIAGHVADGNVHTVVPVTPDNAERAYTFSDRLVEHALAVGGTATGEHGIGVAKKKYLRTEHGGAVEVMAAIKTALDPRGLLNPGKILDVTGVGDGHRARAEFR, encoded by the coding sequence ATGATCGATCTACTGGACCGGCTGCTCCCGGGCAAGGTCAGCCGGCGTGCCGCGGACCTGGAGGCACACAGCCGGGACGAGACCGGGCGCAGCCGGCGCAGACCGGCCGCGGTGGTGTACGCCGCACACACCGACGACGTGCGGACCACCCTCAATTGGGCCGCGGAGGCGGGACATCCGGTGATCGCGTTCGGCGCGGGCACCAGCGCCGAGGGCCATATCGTCCCGCTGGGCGACGAGATCGTGCTGGATATGTCGGGGCTGAACGGTGTGCTGTCGGTCCGGCCGAACGACTTCCTCGCCACGGTGCAGCCCGGCCTGACCCGCACAGCGTTGAACAAGGCGGTGGCCGACACCGGACTGTTCTTTCCCGTCGACCCCGGCGCGGACGCCAGCATCGGCGGGATGGCGGCCACCAATGCCAGCGGCACCACGACCGTCCGATACGGCGGTATTCGCGCCAATGTGGCCGCGCTCGAGGTCGTGCTGCCCAACGGCGACCTCGTGCGGCTCGGGCGCGGTGTCCGCAAGACCAGCAGCGGCTACGACCTCAAGGATCTGTTCATCGGATCCGCGGGCACACTCGGGGTGTTCACCGAACTGACCGTCACTCTGCATCCGGTACCCCAGCACGTGCACGCACAACGCGTCTTCTTCCCCACGGTCGAGCAGGCGGTGGCCGCCGCATACCAGATCATGGCCGTCGCACTCCCGGTCGCGCGGCTCGAACTGGTCGACGCGTCGTCCATGCGGGCGATCAATCAGTATCTCGGCACGGCGCATCCCGAGCGGCCGGCGCTGTTCGTCGAGTTGCACTCCTCGTCGGCCGCCGCCATCGACGCCGAGGCGAAGGAGATCGACACCATCGCCTATGACAACGGCGCGATTCAGGTCGAGGCCGCCCACCAGCAAGCCGAGCGTAACGAGATCTGGCGAGCCCGGCATGCTCTGTTCTTCGCGATCAAGGCGCTCTACCCGGGATGCCAATACCACATCACCGACACCGCCGTCCCGATATCGCAGGTGCCGGAAATGGTCCGGATCACCGAGGAGTCCGCGGCGTCGCTGGGTCTGGAGATCGTGATCGCCGGACATGTCGCCGACGGCAACGTGCACACCGTCGTGCCGGTGACCCCGGACAATGCCGAGCGGGCCTATACCTTCTCCGACCGGCTCGTCGAGCATGCGCTGGCGGTCGGCGGGACGGCGACCGGAGAACACGGGATCGGTGTCGCCAAGAAGAAATATCTGCGCACCGAACACGGTGGCGCGGTCGAGGTGATGGCCGCGATCAAGACCGCCCTCGATCCCCGAGGGCTGCTCAACCCGGGCAAGATTCTCGACGTCACAGGGGTGGGCGATGGGCACCGAGCCCGAGCTGAATTTCGCTGA